A single region of the Desulfovibrio sp. UIB00 genome encodes:
- a CDS encoding GGDEF domain-containing protein, giving the protein MFDKAGVPPETRWRSLLLFFREMKDYHFLDEEQKIAILAQMEDLLKNRHYSDEQLVSTIRKCSEIFSKPIVTQLDSMVHETSSIIDQFFSKLSSRYGDIAHLEKESLSIVAENGDSTVMLEKLQSAFHRVKVLFEEDICNLENLAFIDPLTQVANRLSLDLFIKNSTARWHEEGQPFALALFDIDHFKTFNDTYGHLIGDQVLKVVGSHLRRAREEIDTDTDALAARFGGDEFALVASGANAHLLPEIISRFCKAIKNFNLLIRDTEGNVEKNNLHITVSAGIAVLDAKAPQIQTAEQLFDRADKALYHAKHNARSRAVVLKANNQYLILDEENHKAV; this is encoded by the coding sequence ATGTTTGATAAAGCAGGCGTCCCGCCAGAAACGCGCTGGCGCTCCCTGCTGCTTTTTTTCAGGGAAATGAAGGACTATCATTTTCTTGACGAAGAACAAAAGATTGCCATTCTCGCACAGATGGAAGATCTGTTGAAAAACAGACACTACTCTGATGAGCAGCTTGTTTCCACAATCCGCAAATGCAGCGAAATATTCAGTAAGCCAATTGTGACCCAGCTCGACAGCATGGTTCACGAAACGTCTTCCATCATAGACCAGTTTTTCAGCAAGCTGTCTTCGCGCTACGGCGACATTGCCCACCTTGAGAAAGAAAGCCTTTCCATTGTGGCGGAAAACGGTGATAGCACCGTCATGCTTGAAAAGCTGCAATCAGCCTTTCACCGGGTCAAGGTTCTTTTTGAGGAAGACATCTGCAACCTTGAAAATCTCGCCTTTATTGACCCTCTGACTCAGGTTGCCAACCGCCTGAGCCTTGATCTTTTTATCAAAAATTCTACGGCCCGGTGGCACGAAGAAGGGCAACCCTTTGCCTTGGCCCTCTTTGATATCGACCACTTCAAAACCTTTAACGACACCTACGGCCACCTTATCGGCGATCAGGTGCTTAAGGTTGTGGGCTCGCACCTCCGCAGGGCACGCGAAGAAATTGATACAGATACGGATGCCCTTGCAGCACGCTTTGGCGGCGATGAGTTTGCCCTTGTGGCCTCCGGGGCCAACGCGCATCTGTTGCCCGAAATAATCAGCCGTTTTTGCAAGGCCATCAAAAATTTCAACCTGCTCATCCGGGATACGGAAGGCAATGTTGAAAAAAATAACCTGCACATTACCGTCAGCGCCGGCATAGCCGTGTTGGATGCCAAAGCGCCCCAAATCCAAACGGCAGAACAACTTTTTGACCGGGCGGACAAAGCCCTGTACCACGCCAAGCACAATGCCCGTTCGCGTGCGGTGGTGTTAAAGGCTAACAACCAATACCTGATTCTGGACGAAGAAAACCACAAGGCTGTCTAG
- a CDS encoding phosphatase PAP2 family protein: MISLNHQIFLVLNASDAASPFAVWAGAALAEWPIGIAVVLTLLAVVRQKPRGFAIALALRVVLTVAVAMGSACLIRMLHYNPRPFVLGLGRMLIAHEPTSSFPSLHATFLFSLAFALLLQNGSRGIALFVMLLGFATAWARIFVGVHYPLDMAGAFLTACLAAVAVKLSFHQTIGWAVKNGGARG, translated from the coding sequence ATGATTTCACTGAATCACCAGATTTTTCTCGTTCTTAACGCCAGCGATGCGGCATCTCCCTTTGCAGTATGGGCAGGGGCCGCACTGGCAGAATGGCCCATCGGCATTGCTGTGGTGTTGACCCTGTTGGCTGTTGTGCGGCAAAAGCCTCGCGGTTTTGCCATTGCTCTGGCTTTACGTGTGGTTTTGACCGTGGCGGTAGCCATGGGTTCAGCCTGCCTGATCCGAATGCTTCATTATAATCCTCGGCCCTTTGTACTGGGGCTTGGGCGAATGCTGATTGCCCACGAACCCACATCGTCCTTTCCCAGTTTACACGCCACTTTTTTGTTTTCTCTGGCGTTTGCTCTGTTACTGCAAAATGGCTCGCGTGGCATTGCGCTGTTTGTCATGCTGCTGGGGTTCGCTACGGCCTGGGCCAGGATTTTTGTGGGGGTGCACTATCCGCTGGATATGGCGGGGGCGTTTTTGACAGCTTGCCTTGCCGCAGTGGCGGTAAAGCTCAGCTTTCACCAAACCATTGGCTGGGCTGTAAAAAACGGGGGCGCGAGGGGGTAA
- a CDS encoding alpha/beta hydrolase, translating into MQISTGEINWFYTTKGQGEPLLFLHGGLDTCENYETLLAELAKDFRVIAVDRRGHGRTADTDAPFEYALMAEELISFTQALDLRSFHIVGYSDGANLGLHMASRLPGRVKSLIAISGNYLAEGMSDGWLETVGNLSADFVREHMPEVAQQYEELNPAPKFESFISKTKELWECMDIIKTERLQALQTPTLVVGGDRDIVLPEQLVEMKKLIPGASLLMLPYCGHFVFQDFAWSPTAASAVVMFKEFLTTRFSAHNADFF; encoded by the coding sequence ATGCAGATATCAACTGGCGAAATCAACTGGTTTTATACAACAAAGGGGCAGGGGGAACCTCTTCTTTTTTTGCACGGCGGGCTGGATACCTGCGAAAATTACGAAACCCTGCTGGCAGAACTGGCAAAGGATTTTCGCGTTATCGCTGTTGACCGGCGCGGGCACGGCAGAACAGCGGATACAGACGCGCCTTTTGAGTATGCCCTGATGGCGGAGGAGCTGATTTCTTTCACGCAGGCGCTTGATCTGCGATCTTTCCACATCGTTGGTTACAGCGATGGGGCGAACCTCGGCTTGCATATGGCAAGCCGCCTGCCGGGCAGGGTAAAGAGCCTCATTGCCATATCCGGCAATTATCTTGCTGAAGGTATGTCGGATGGTTGGCTGGAAACTGTTGGTAATCTGTCTGCGGATTTTGTTCGGGAGCATATGCCGGAAGTTGCGCAACAGTATGAGGAACTTAATCCGGCCCCCAAGTTCGAGAGTTTCATCAGCAAGACAAAAGAGCTGTGGGAGTGCATGGACATTATAAAAACTGAGCGTCTGCAAGCCCTGCAAACGCCAACGCTCGTTGTGGGTGGCGACCGGGATATCGTTTTGCCAGAGCAGCTTGTGGAAATGAAAAAGTTGATTCCAGGGGCCTCCCTGCTCATGCTGCCGTATTGCGGACATTTTGTTTTTCAGGATTTTGCCTGGAGTCCCACTGCGGCCTCGGCCGTGGTTATGTTCAAGGAATTTTTGACAACACGCTTCAGCGCGCATAATGCGGATTTTTTCTGA